A genomic segment from Toxotes jaculatrix isolate fToxJac2 chromosome 6, fToxJac2.pri, whole genome shotgun sequence encodes:
- the tjp3 gene encoding tight junction protein ZO-3 isoform X3 — translation MEDLTIWEQHTITLNKDAKLGFGFAISGGKDKPHPDNGDTAVVVSDVLPNGPAMGRLFNKDQIVMVNGTSMDNVHSNFTIQVLKSCGKTANITVKRPRTIQIPATTRPSRAASHSNLLDQDPPRRQRRYSDGSDNRDGNRYRARSSTPDRNGHRDTLPLMSSGYKRLPQQNVADKPIRTTLVKKKTTDEYGLKLGSQIFIKHMTETGLAAREGTLQEGDLILKINGMTTENLSLLETKHLVEKSRGKLTMTVLRDDRKFLVSIPEVEDSAPNSEDDRHQDSSSELEDISDIDADIPTHRTSRQPTREKRTRRTRAEPPPSKSRDSSPLRSTLTRPPARTYASHRAPSESESDHSPSPPPVRRDRDRNSPDQPARYKALSGVSTLPNPRSSPVAHNWTASRPSSSASRPRRPVSESDSDRSASPPPVRESSRLDSRYKVLPDLPLPGLRSSPINVRQEPPRRVNSPVKVPPPDSESDSEYGSSAPPQRQSTSYSQDSLSRYRALTDVVLQPQVEPPRWSAASATASNPPQKAHSDSESEASYASVPRRESTGSGKSNTVNNRYRVLPETRSTSMKQEPPPRVSSPTRPPPDDSSESDQLSHLRRSGSSERGESHRSVPLAANGTGTLRSGISVKSNPPLYSKPAEEPIYSLPPDSYPSPNPGYSSDVHTVSFVKDGSVGLRLVGGNDVGIFVGGVQPNSPAYNQGMKEGDQIMQVNKVDFGHLTREEAANFLLNIKTGEQVEICTQNKMDIYKKIIKSNLADNFYVRTHFDHEAEGPIGLSFTRGEVFRVVDTMHRGKLGNWLAVRMGNDLHEMDKGTIPNLARAETMATMERAQRAGGERQVSGPRAEFWKLRGLRGNKKNEKNIRRSRDDLLQLTIQGKFPAYERVLLREANFKRPIVILGPLNDIAMEKLAREMPDEYEVAEMVPRSGGDSSSTVVKLDTVRRIAEKDKHPLLDITPTAVERLNYIQYHPMVLFLDPHSRKDVKAMRQNYSPNSNKSSRRLYSQALKLRKHCSHMFSAIIDLQPNSNVWYESLKSKIQHQQSKPVWVSEVTLESGGEQDLDALDQTQSDYLSAASDLEDTDGEAFTDGEAYTDNEELEEAYPGQEAARVPRGARVAGAALARSSEPASGHHSPTLDPEPHADSYSLREVPPLMHVPEPRSSRRGNYSPPHSAPEEEDPSHRSFTDSDFSALDAIAPTTPSDGPPDFIAPDPSTRHSVNEPLYAEVQRESPQHASLSAIEEKLQQTRSAEPQAQAEEKKGPQYIVLAHHHQAVQYRRTQIRGSNSSEDEEDEDDDIEWGPATEL, via the exons ATGGAGGACTTAACAATATGGGAGCAACACACGATAACACTAAACAAA GATGCCAAGCTGGGGTTTGGCTTTGCCATATCAGGAGGCAAGGACAAGCCTCACCCAGACAATGGGGACACAGCTGTGGTGGTGTCAGACGTGCTGCCAAACGGACCAGCCATGGGGCGACTGTT CAACAAAGACCAAATTGTCATGGTGAATGGAACGTCTATGGACAATGTGCACTCTAACTTCACCATTCAGGTCCTGAAATCATGTGGCAAGACTGCAAATATA ACAGTGAAACGTCCTCGCACGATCCAGATCCCAGCCACCACCAGGCCGTCTCGGGCCGCCTCTCACTCCAACCTGCTGGACCAGGACCCTCCCAGACGACAACGACGCTACTCTGACGGCAGCGACAACCGAGACGGCAATCGCTACCGAGCGCGCAGCTCTACGCCCGACCGAAACGGGCACAGAGACACGCTGCCGTTAATGTCGTCGGGTTACAAGAGGCTGCCGCAGCAGAACGTCGCAGACAAACCCATCAGAACTACTCtggttaaaaagaaaaccacagatG agtATGGACTGAAGCTGGGCAGTCAGATCTTTATCAAACACATGACAGAAACAGGCCTGGCTGCAAGGGAAGGCACGCTGCAGGAGGGAGACCTCATCCTAAAG ATCAATGGCATGACGACCGAGAATCTGTCCCTGCTGGAGACCAAGCACCTGGTGGAGAAGAGCAGGGGCAAACTGACCATGACGGTCCTCAGGGACGACCGCAAGTTCCTGGTCAGCATCCCCGAGGTGGAGGACAGCGCCCCCAACAGTGAGGACGACCGCCACCAAGACAGCAGCTCCGAACTcgagg ACATTTCAGACATCGACGCAGACATCCCCACTCACAGAACATCCCGTCAACCCACCAGAGAGAAACGGACACGCAG AACGAGAGCTGAACCTCCTCCGTCCAAGTCTCGTGATTCATCGCCTTTGCGCTCCACCTTGACTCGGCCTCCTGCAAGAACCTATGCCTCTCACAGAG CTCCATCTGAGTCGGAGTCTGATCACAGCCCCTCGCCTCCTCCTgtcaggagagacagagacaggaacagTCCAGATCAGCCCGCCAGATACAa AGCTCTCTCCGGTGTGTCCACCCTCCCCAACCCGCGGTCCTCTCCTGTAGCCCACAACTGGACCGCCTCTCGCCCTTCCTCCTCCGCCTCACGGCCCCGCAGGCCGGTGTCGGAGTCGGACTCTGACCGCAGCGCTTCCCCTCCTCCGGTCAGAGAGAGCTCGCGCCTGGACAGCAGATACAA AGTTCTCCCTGATCTGCCCCTCCCTGGCCTGAGATCCTCCCCCATTAATGTTCGCCAGGAGCCACCAAGGAGGGTCAACTCGCCCGTCAAAGTCCCGCCCCCAG ACTCTGAGTCCGACTCTGAGTACGGCAGCTCGGCGCCTCCCCAGAGGCAGAGCACCTCATACAGTCAAGACTCCCTCAGCAGATACAG aGCCCTGACAGATGTTGTCCTGCAGCCCCAAGTGGAGCCGCCACGATGGAGCGCTGCCAGTGCCACTGCCAGCAATCCACcacagaaag CTCATTCAGACTCTGAGTCAGAGGCCAGTTACGCATCTGTCCCTCGCAGGGAGTCCACAGGCAGCGGAAAGTCCAACACAGTCAACAACAGATACAG AGTCCTTCCTGAGACGAGGTCAACTTCAATGAAGCAGGAGCCTCCTCCTCGTGTCTCATCACCCACCAGACCGCCACCTGACG ATTCCTCAGAGTCAGACCAGCTTTCACACCTCAGGAGGTCTGGGAGCTCTGAGCGGGGGGAAAGCCACCGCAG CGTTCCACTTGCTGCTAATGGAACTGGCACACTGAGGTCTGGGATTTCAGTGAAGAGCAACCCACCTCTCTACT CCAAGCCTGCAGAAGAGCCCATCTACTCCTTACCGCCAGATTCTTACCCTTCACCTAATCCAGG GTACAGCTCAGACGTGCACACGGTGTCGTTTGTGAAGGACGGCAGCGTAGGCCTGAGGCTTGTGGGGGGCAACGATGTCGGCATCTTTGTAGGTGGAGTTCAGCCAAACAGCCCCGCGTATAACCAGGGAATGAAAGAGGGAGACCAGATCATGCAG gtaaataAAGTTGATTTTGGCCATTTAACTCGTGAAGAGGCAGCCAACTTCCTGCTGAATATCAAGACAGGAGAACAAGTGGAAATTTGCACTCAGAACAAGATGGACA TTTATAAGAAGATCATCAAGTCCAACCTCGCAGACAACTTCTACGTCCGCACCCACTTCGACCACGAAGCAGAAGGCCCCATTGGTCTGAGCTTCACCAGAGGAGAGGTGTTCAGGGTGGTGGACACAATGCATCGTGGGAAGCTGGGCAACTGGTTGGCCGTCCGTATGGGGAACGACCTGCACGAGATGGATAAAGGCACCATCCCCAACCTGGCCAG GGCTGAGACGATGGCCACCATGGAGCGGGCACAGCGGGCGGGTGGAGAGAGGCAGGTGTCAGGACCGAGAGCTGAGTTCTGGAAACTACGGGGTCTCAGAGGGaacaaaaagaatgaaaagaacatCCGGCGGTCTCGAGACGACCTGCTGCAGCTCACCATTCAGGGCAAATTCCCGGCCTACGAGAGAGTCCTGCTCAGAGAAG ctaATTTCAAACGCCCCATTGTCATTCTGGGTCCTCTTAATGATATTGCCATGGAGAAGCTGGCCAGAGAGATGCCTGATGAATATGAGGTGGCAG AAATGGTTCCTCGCAGTGGAGGAGACAGCAGCTCCACCGTTGTTAAACTGGACACTGTGAGGAGAATAGCAGAGAAG GACAAACACCCTCTGCTGGACATCACTCCCACTGCAGTGGAGAGACTCAACTACATCCAGTACCACCCCATGGTGCTGTTCTTGGACCCTCACAGTCGCAAAGACGTCAAGGCCATGAGGCAGAACTACAGCCCCAACTCCAACAAGAGCTCCAGACGCCTTTACTCACAGGCCCTCAAGCTGAGGAAGCACTGCAGCCACATGTTTTCAG CAATTATCGACCTGCAGCCCAACTCCAATGTTTGGTATGAGAGTCTGAAGTCCAAGATCCAGCACCAGCAGTCCAAACCTGTCTGGGTGTCTGAAGTCACG TTGGAGAGTGGTGGAGAGCAGGACCTGGATGCTCTGGACCAAACCCAGTCAGACTACCTCAGTGCTGCTAGTGACCTGGAGGACACTGACGGAGAGGCCTTCACAGACGGAGAGGCCTACACCGACAACGAGGAACTTGAAGAGGCTTATCCCGGTCAGGAGGCAGCCAGGGTCCCACGAGGTGCCAGGGTAGCTGGAGCCGCTCTAGCCCGATCGTCTGAACCAGCCTCTGGGCACCACAGCCCCACCTTGGACCCCGAGCCTCACGCTGACTCGTACTCGCTCAGAGAAGTCCCTCCTTTGATGCACGTACCTGAGCCCAGGTCCAGCCGCCGGGGGAATTACAGCCCACCTCACAGCGCCCCTGAGGAGGAAGACCCCTCTCATCGCAGTTTTACAGACTCAGACTTCAGCGCTCTTGATGCAATTGCACCCACCACTCCATCAGACGGGCCTCCGGATTTTATAGCCCCTGACCCCTCCACCCGGCACTCTGTGAATGAGCCCTTATACGCTGAGGTGCAGCGCGAGAGCCCACAACATGCCAGTCTGTCAGCCATTGAAGAGAAATTACAGCAG ACTCGCTCGGCAGAACCACAGGCacaagcagaggaaaagaaaggccCTCAGTACATCGT GCTAGCACATCATCACCAAGCAGTCCAGTATAGACGAACGCAGATCCGAGGCAGCAACAGctcagaggatgaggaggatgaggacgatGACATTGAATGGGGTCCTGCAACAGAACTCTAG
- the tjp3 gene encoding tight junction protein ZO-3 isoform X1, which produces MNLTQRMKLLKHFGSVPPQPRPPLLVVPKPGMEDLTIWEQHTITLNKDAKLGFGFAISGGKDKPHPDNGDTAVVVSDVLPNGPAMGRLFNKDQIVMVNGTSMDNVHSNFTIQVLKSCGKTANITVKRPRTIQIPATTRPSRAASHSNLLDQDPPRRQRRYSDGSDNRDGNRYRARSSTPDRNGHRDTLPLMSSGYKRLPQQNVADKPIRTTLVKKKTTDEYGLKLGSQIFIKHMTETGLAAREGTLQEGDLILKINGMTTENLSLLETKHLVEKSRGKLTMTVLRDDRKFLVSIPEVEDSAPNSEDDRHQDSSSELEDISDIDADIPTHRTSRQPTREKRTRRTRAEPPPSKSRDSSPLRSTLTRPPARTYASHRAPSESESDHSPSPPPVRRDRDRNSPDQPARYKALSGVSTLPNPRSSPVAHNWTASRPSSSASRPRRPVSESDSDRSASPPPVRESSRLDSRYKVLPDLPLPGLRSSPINVRQEPPRRVNSPVKVPPPDSESDSEYGSSAPPQRQSTSYSQDSLSRYRALTDVVLQPQVEPPRWSAASATASNPPQKAHSDSESEASYASVPRRESTGSGKSNTVNNRYRVLPETRSTSMKQEPPPRVSSPTRPPPDDSSESDQLSHLRRSGSSERGESHRSVPLAANGTGTLRSGISVKSNPPLYSKPAEEPIYSLPPDSYPSPNPGYSSDVHTVSFVKDGSVGLRLVGGNDVGIFVGGVQPNSPAYNQGMKEGDQIMQVNKVDFGHLTREEAANFLLNIKTGEQVEICTQNKMDIYKKIIKSNLADNFYVRTHFDHEAEGPIGLSFTRGEVFRVVDTMHRGKLGNWLAVRMGNDLHEMDKGTIPNLARAETMATMERAQRAGGERQVSGPRAEFWKLRGLRGNKKNEKNIRRSRDDLLQLTIQGKFPAYERVLLREANFKRPIVILGPLNDIAMEKLAREMPDEYEVAEMVPRSGGDSSSTVVKLDTVRRIAEKDKHPLLDITPTAVERLNYIQYHPMVLFLDPHSRKDVKAMRQNYSPNSNKSSRRLYSQALKLRKHCSHMFSAIIDLQPNSNVWYESLKSKIQHQQSKPVWVSEVTLESGGEQDLDALDQTQSDYLSAASDLEDTDGEAFTDGEAYTDNEELEEAYPGQEAARVPRGARVAGAALARSSEPASGHHSPTLDPEPHADSYSLREVPPLMHVPEPRSSRRGNYSPPHSAPEEEDPSHRSFTDSDFSALDAIAPTTPSDGPPDFIAPDPSTRHSVNEPLYAEVQRESPQHASLSAIEEKLQQTRSAEPQAQAEEKKGPQYIVLAHHHQAVQYRRTQIRGSNSSEDEEDEDDDIEWGPATEL; this is translated from the exons aaacCAGGAATGGAGGACTTAACAATATGGGAGCAACACACGATAACACTAAACAAA GATGCCAAGCTGGGGTTTGGCTTTGCCATATCAGGAGGCAAGGACAAGCCTCACCCAGACAATGGGGACACAGCTGTGGTGGTGTCAGACGTGCTGCCAAACGGACCAGCCATGGGGCGACTGTT CAACAAAGACCAAATTGTCATGGTGAATGGAACGTCTATGGACAATGTGCACTCTAACTTCACCATTCAGGTCCTGAAATCATGTGGCAAGACTGCAAATATA ACAGTGAAACGTCCTCGCACGATCCAGATCCCAGCCACCACCAGGCCGTCTCGGGCCGCCTCTCACTCCAACCTGCTGGACCAGGACCCTCCCAGACGACAACGACGCTACTCTGACGGCAGCGACAACCGAGACGGCAATCGCTACCGAGCGCGCAGCTCTACGCCCGACCGAAACGGGCACAGAGACACGCTGCCGTTAATGTCGTCGGGTTACAAGAGGCTGCCGCAGCAGAACGTCGCAGACAAACCCATCAGAACTACTCtggttaaaaagaaaaccacagatG agtATGGACTGAAGCTGGGCAGTCAGATCTTTATCAAACACATGACAGAAACAGGCCTGGCTGCAAGGGAAGGCACGCTGCAGGAGGGAGACCTCATCCTAAAG ATCAATGGCATGACGACCGAGAATCTGTCCCTGCTGGAGACCAAGCACCTGGTGGAGAAGAGCAGGGGCAAACTGACCATGACGGTCCTCAGGGACGACCGCAAGTTCCTGGTCAGCATCCCCGAGGTGGAGGACAGCGCCCCCAACAGTGAGGACGACCGCCACCAAGACAGCAGCTCCGAACTcgagg ACATTTCAGACATCGACGCAGACATCCCCACTCACAGAACATCCCGTCAACCCACCAGAGAGAAACGGACACGCAG AACGAGAGCTGAACCTCCTCCGTCCAAGTCTCGTGATTCATCGCCTTTGCGCTCCACCTTGACTCGGCCTCCTGCAAGAACCTATGCCTCTCACAGAG CTCCATCTGAGTCGGAGTCTGATCACAGCCCCTCGCCTCCTCCTgtcaggagagacagagacaggaacagTCCAGATCAGCCCGCCAGATACAa AGCTCTCTCCGGTGTGTCCACCCTCCCCAACCCGCGGTCCTCTCCTGTAGCCCACAACTGGACCGCCTCTCGCCCTTCCTCCTCCGCCTCACGGCCCCGCAGGCCGGTGTCGGAGTCGGACTCTGACCGCAGCGCTTCCCCTCCTCCGGTCAGAGAGAGCTCGCGCCTGGACAGCAGATACAA AGTTCTCCCTGATCTGCCCCTCCCTGGCCTGAGATCCTCCCCCATTAATGTTCGCCAGGAGCCACCAAGGAGGGTCAACTCGCCCGTCAAAGTCCCGCCCCCAG ACTCTGAGTCCGACTCTGAGTACGGCAGCTCGGCGCCTCCCCAGAGGCAGAGCACCTCATACAGTCAAGACTCCCTCAGCAGATACAG aGCCCTGACAGATGTTGTCCTGCAGCCCCAAGTGGAGCCGCCACGATGGAGCGCTGCCAGTGCCACTGCCAGCAATCCACcacagaaag CTCATTCAGACTCTGAGTCAGAGGCCAGTTACGCATCTGTCCCTCGCAGGGAGTCCACAGGCAGCGGAAAGTCCAACACAGTCAACAACAGATACAG AGTCCTTCCTGAGACGAGGTCAACTTCAATGAAGCAGGAGCCTCCTCCTCGTGTCTCATCACCCACCAGACCGCCACCTGACG ATTCCTCAGAGTCAGACCAGCTTTCACACCTCAGGAGGTCTGGGAGCTCTGAGCGGGGGGAAAGCCACCGCAG CGTTCCACTTGCTGCTAATGGAACTGGCACACTGAGGTCTGGGATTTCAGTGAAGAGCAACCCACCTCTCTACT CCAAGCCTGCAGAAGAGCCCATCTACTCCTTACCGCCAGATTCTTACCCTTCACCTAATCCAGG GTACAGCTCAGACGTGCACACGGTGTCGTTTGTGAAGGACGGCAGCGTAGGCCTGAGGCTTGTGGGGGGCAACGATGTCGGCATCTTTGTAGGTGGAGTTCAGCCAAACAGCCCCGCGTATAACCAGGGAATGAAAGAGGGAGACCAGATCATGCAG gtaaataAAGTTGATTTTGGCCATTTAACTCGTGAAGAGGCAGCCAACTTCCTGCTGAATATCAAGACAGGAGAACAAGTGGAAATTTGCACTCAGAACAAGATGGACA TTTATAAGAAGATCATCAAGTCCAACCTCGCAGACAACTTCTACGTCCGCACCCACTTCGACCACGAAGCAGAAGGCCCCATTGGTCTGAGCTTCACCAGAGGAGAGGTGTTCAGGGTGGTGGACACAATGCATCGTGGGAAGCTGGGCAACTGGTTGGCCGTCCGTATGGGGAACGACCTGCACGAGATGGATAAAGGCACCATCCCCAACCTGGCCAG GGCTGAGACGATGGCCACCATGGAGCGGGCACAGCGGGCGGGTGGAGAGAGGCAGGTGTCAGGACCGAGAGCTGAGTTCTGGAAACTACGGGGTCTCAGAGGGaacaaaaagaatgaaaagaacatCCGGCGGTCTCGAGACGACCTGCTGCAGCTCACCATTCAGGGCAAATTCCCGGCCTACGAGAGAGTCCTGCTCAGAGAAG ctaATTTCAAACGCCCCATTGTCATTCTGGGTCCTCTTAATGATATTGCCATGGAGAAGCTGGCCAGAGAGATGCCTGATGAATATGAGGTGGCAG AAATGGTTCCTCGCAGTGGAGGAGACAGCAGCTCCACCGTTGTTAAACTGGACACTGTGAGGAGAATAGCAGAGAAG GACAAACACCCTCTGCTGGACATCACTCCCACTGCAGTGGAGAGACTCAACTACATCCAGTACCACCCCATGGTGCTGTTCTTGGACCCTCACAGTCGCAAAGACGTCAAGGCCATGAGGCAGAACTACAGCCCCAACTCCAACAAGAGCTCCAGACGCCTTTACTCACAGGCCCTCAAGCTGAGGAAGCACTGCAGCCACATGTTTTCAG CAATTATCGACCTGCAGCCCAACTCCAATGTTTGGTATGAGAGTCTGAAGTCCAAGATCCAGCACCAGCAGTCCAAACCTGTCTGGGTGTCTGAAGTCACG TTGGAGAGTGGTGGAGAGCAGGACCTGGATGCTCTGGACCAAACCCAGTCAGACTACCTCAGTGCTGCTAGTGACCTGGAGGACACTGACGGAGAGGCCTTCACAGACGGAGAGGCCTACACCGACAACGAGGAACTTGAAGAGGCTTATCCCGGTCAGGAGGCAGCCAGGGTCCCACGAGGTGCCAGGGTAGCTGGAGCCGCTCTAGCCCGATCGTCTGAACCAGCCTCTGGGCACCACAGCCCCACCTTGGACCCCGAGCCTCACGCTGACTCGTACTCGCTCAGAGAAGTCCCTCCTTTGATGCACGTACCTGAGCCCAGGTCCAGCCGCCGGGGGAATTACAGCCCACCTCACAGCGCCCCTGAGGAGGAAGACCCCTCTCATCGCAGTTTTACAGACTCAGACTTCAGCGCTCTTGATGCAATTGCACCCACCACTCCATCAGACGGGCCTCCGGATTTTATAGCCCCTGACCCCTCCACCCGGCACTCTGTGAATGAGCCCTTATACGCTGAGGTGCAGCGCGAGAGCCCACAACATGCCAGTCTGTCAGCCATTGAAGAGAAATTACAGCAG ACTCGCTCGGCAGAACCACAGGCacaagcagaggaaaagaaaggccCTCAGTACATCGT GCTAGCACATCATCACCAAGCAGTCCAGTATAGACGAACGCAGATCCGAGGCAGCAACAGctcagaggatgaggaggatgaggacgatGACATTGAATGGGGTCCTGCAACAGAACTCTAG